In Akkermansia muciniphila, one DNA window encodes the following:
- a CDS encoding type IV pilus twitching motility protein PilT, which translates to MAVIDQYFKYLVEAGGSDLHLSEGQPPKIRVNGTISAISDENLEGQAFKNLLAEICDPQAFQKYLEEGDLDFAYEMDETSRFRCNYFKQQHGLGAVFRLIPTKIATLEELGVPTVVKEFAHMRSGLVLVTGPTGSGKSTTLAAIIDYINSNQARHIITVEEPIEFVHPNKKSIVTQREVPLQTPSFADGLRASLREDSDIVLVGEMRDLETISLALTAAETGLLVFGTLHTNNASKTIDRIIDVFPSDQQSQVRTMLAGSLRGVVAQLLMKRSDKPGRVAVNEILFATPAVAAIIREGATQKIPDVIVGGKAMGMQFMDDAIWQKLQQGIVSPEEAYMKCIEKKRFRNFLPPESARLADAGGGN; encoded by the coding sequence ATGGCAGTCATCGACCAATACTTCAAATATCTCGTAGAAGCGGGCGGCTCCGACCTTCACCTCAGCGAAGGCCAGCCTCCTAAAATCCGCGTCAACGGGACCATCTCCGCCATTTCCGACGAAAACCTGGAAGGCCAGGCGTTCAAAAACCTCCTTGCGGAAATATGCGATCCCCAGGCTTTTCAGAAATATCTGGAAGAAGGGGACCTGGACTTTGCCTATGAAATGGATGAAACATCCCGTTTCCGCTGCAACTATTTCAAGCAGCAGCACGGCCTGGGGGCTGTTTTCCGTCTTATTCCCACCAAAATAGCCACGCTGGAAGAACTGGGCGTGCCTACGGTCGTCAAGGAATTCGCCCACATGAGATCCGGCCTTGTGCTGGTCACGGGACCCACCGGCTCCGGTAAATCCACCACGCTGGCCGCCATCATCGACTACATCAACAGCAACCAGGCGCGGCACATCATCACCGTGGAAGAACCTATTGAATTCGTCCATCCCAATAAAAAATCCATCGTCACCCAGAGGGAAGTGCCTCTCCAGACGCCTTCCTTCGCAGACGGCCTCCGGGCTTCCCTTCGTGAAGACTCCGACATCGTGCTGGTGGGTGAAATGCGTGACCTGGAAACCATCTCCCTGGCGCTCACGGCGGCTGAAACCGGTCTTCTGGTATTCGGCACCCTGCACACGAACAACGCCAGCAAAACCATTGACCGTATCATTGACGTATTCCCGTCTGACCAGCAATCCCAGGTGCGCACCATGCTTGCGGGCTCCCTCCGCGGCGTTGTGGCGCAGCTCCTGATGAAGCGCAGTGACAAACCGGGACGCGTAGCCGTCAACGAAATTCTCTTTGCCACGCCGGCCGTGGCGGCCATCATCCGTGAAGGCGCCACGCAGAAAATCCCTGACGTCATCGTCGGCGGCAAGGCCATGGGCATGCAATTCATGGATGACGCCATCTGGCAGAAACTCCAGCAGGGCATCGTCTCCCCGGAAGAAGCCTACATGAAGTGCATTGAAAAGAAGAGATTCCGCAACTTCCTCCCACCGGAATCCGCCCGTCTGGCAGACGCCGGCGGCGGAAACTAA
- a CDS encoding peptidylprolyl isomerase, with protein MSPTGKFTLRLVIYGAFLLYLVGDLFVWHGFLAGRMDAYLKPMPGPPGDTSARIAEVYGEPVTANQLSRRITELKLLRQPPVLDMDGGFKLTHEPDIPGDLAPRARYDLIGSSLLRLKTSVNDLQLPNRNAEAARAVEQIRSRFDGNTEQYLKTLHDQKLTQEQFQKKIAARLKQTEQLYRATAQAAEPSGEDLKTCYNLIRDQLTPPDLRKTRHIFLATLHRDEAQVRQTAETLLARLEAGESFSRLAREFSEDERSAPAGGELGWINPARAKETLGLALADVPDNKPALLKSRWGWHLVEASPVKKGKTPSYEEALPALRDAARSLRKAQAVELYMDGLFEEAHLRNRIKNKQVR; from the coding sequence ATGTCTCCCACTGGAAAGTTCACGCTCAGGCTTGTGATTTATGGAGCATTCCTGCTCTATCTGGTGGGGGACCTGTTTGTCTGGCACGGCTTTTTGGCCGGCAGAATGGACGCGTACCTGAAACCGATGCCGGGGCCGCCAGGAGACACCTCCGCCCGGATAGCGGAAGTGTATGGAGAACCTGTCACCGCCAACCAGCTTTCCCGGAGGATTACGGAACTGAAGCTGCTGCGCCAGCCTCCCGTGCTGGATATGGACGGCGGGTTCAAACTTACCCATGAACCGGACATCCCCGGCGATCTGGCTCCGCGGGCCAGGTATGACCTGATCGGCTCCTCCCTTTTGCGCCTGAAAACCAGCGTCAATGACCTCCAGCTTCCCAACCGCAATGCGGAAGCGGCGCGCGCCGTGGAACAAATCCGGTCCCGTTTTGACGGAAACACGGAACAATACCTGAAAACCCTGCATGACCAGAAACTGACGCAGGAACAATTTCAAAAAAAAATAGCAGCCAGGCTCAAACAGACGGAACAGCTCTACCGGGCAACCGCCCAGGCGGCGGAACCGTCCGGCGAAGACCTGAAAACCTGCTACAATCTGATCCGGGACCAGCTCACCCCGCCTGATTTGCGGAAAACCAGGCACATCTTCCTGGCTACCTTGCACAGGGATGAAGCCCAGGTCAGGCAAACTGCGGAAACGCTGCTGGCGCGGCTGGAGGCGGGGGAATCCTTCTCCCGGCTCGCCAGGGAATTCAGTGAAGACGAACGTTCCGCTCCCGCAGGCGGGGAACTCGGCTGGATCAACCCCGCCCGCGCAAAGGAAACCCTGGGTCTGGCTTTGGCAGACGTTCCGGACAACAAGCCGGCGCTTCTCAAAAGCCGGTGGGGGTGGCATCTTGTGGAAGCATCCCCTGTCAAAAAAGGGAAAACGCCATCCTATGAAGAAGCGCTCCCGGCTCTTAGGGATGCAGCCCGGAGCCTCAGAAAAGCTCAAGCCGTGGAATTGTACATGGACGGTCTTTTTGAAGAAGCCCACCTCAGAAACCGCATCAAAAACAAGCAGGTCCGCTGA
- a CDS encoding O-antigen ligase family protein — protein MNGNLFKIVLVSVVAILLAIIGGIMSADGDPLSIVLAVSPFVLAALFLMKGKVWYLWMLIPILFLPIPSLRDYAPLLAYGITLPFYLWNAMLRRSNLTWNSAPVLDAVVLVLFMHVGYIFLSHPFALGLDVLEDYYGGKGYILFLQALLAYLCLSSLKTTSHELGKVLQWAVFLTIVFTLISTARNLLSPDSAGADLAANAGSPDTLSEDSRNSSFLRISILVLQLLIINYSVWQMIKRPWWGALLLLGTVGILLSGFRSAMAQVLLLFFTISLIYKRWFFCLLVPFFGALLLLLLSSAGMLHSLPFGIQRTLSAVPFLDVSAQAKANAEDSVNWRFEMWSWALDDREHFIQDKIFGDGFSRDISIVKANVYEEAYNLSKDQSAFAWNGQWHSGPISTIQTLGYIGISLYLILSVVGMTYAWIVSKIYRNHQYKLGILYVSAVYFTKPIFFFLIFGESITIAMDIISLGIIKVLYSCAKREGLYVSLHVRKEYMPLMIRRTQEKRQAAATASISA, from the coding sequence ATGAATGGTAACTTATTTAAAATTGTACTGGTTTCAGTCGTTGCCATTCTTCTGGCCATCATAGGCGGCATCATGTCGGCGGACGGGGATCCCCTTTCCATCGTTCTGGCTGTTTCCCCTTTTGTTCTGGCCGCCTTATTCCTGATGAAAGGGAAAGTGTGGTATCTGTGGATGTTGATACCCATTCTTTTCCTGCCCATCCCCTCTTTAAGGGACTACGCCCCTCTCCTTGCTTACGGAATAACCCTTCCTTTTTACTTGTGGAACGCCATGCTCAGGCGTTCAAATTTGACGTGGAATTCCGCTCCTGTTCTGGACGCTGTCGTCCTCGTGCTGTTCATGCACGTGGGCTACATCTTCCTGAGCCACCCCTTCGCTCTGGGGCTGGATGTGCTGGAAGACTACTACGGAGGCAAGGGATATATCCTTTTCCTACAGGCCCTCCTGGCCTATCTCTGCCTGTCCTCGCTAAAAACAACCAGCCATGAACTGGGCAAAGTGCTTCAATGGGCCGTTTTCCTGACCATCGTTTTTACCCTTATCTCAACTGCCCGGAATCTCCTTTCACCGGACAGCGCCGGGGCGGATCTTGCCGCAAACGCGGGTTCTCCAGACACGCTCTCCGAAGATTCCCGGAACTCCTCTTTCCTCAGAATTTCTATCTTGGTGCTGCAACTGCTCATCATCAACTACTCCGTGTGGCAGATGATCAAGCGTCCCTGGTGGGGGGCGCTGCTTCTTCTTGGAACCGTCGGCATCCTGTTAAGCGGATTCCGCTCCGCCATGGCCCAGGTTCTGTTGCTGTTCTTCACCATCTCCCTGATCTACAAAAGGTGGTTCTTCTGCCTTCTGGTTCCCTTCTTCGGAGCGCTTCTGCTTTTGCTGCTCTCCTCTGCGGGAATGCTTCATTCCCTGCCTTTCGGCATCCAACGTACGCTTTCAGCCGTTCCTTTCCTGGACGTCAGCGCGCAAGCCAAGGCAAACGCCGAAGACTCCGTCAACTGGCGTTTTGAGATGTGGAGCTGGGCTCTGGATGACCGTGAACACTTTATTCAGGATAAAATATTCGGAGACGGCTTTTCACGGGATATCAGCATCGTGAAAGCCAATGTTTATGAAGAAGCCTACAACCTGAGCAAAGACCAAAGCGCCTTTGCATGGAACGGTCAGTGGCACAGCGGCCCCATTTCCACGATTCAAACGCTCGGCTACATCGGGATTTCCCTGTACCTCATCCTGTCCGTCGTTGGCATGACCTACGCATGGATCGTCAGTAAAATCTACCGCAATCATCAATACAAACTCGGCATCCTGTATGTTTCCGCCGTCTATTTCACCAAACCGATCTTTTTTTTCCTGATCTTTGGTGAAAGCATCACCATTGCGATGGACATCATATCCCTGGGCATCATTAAAGTACTCTACTCCTGCGCCAAGAGGGAGGGGCTCTACGTATCCCTCCATGTCCGCAAGGAATACATGCCGCTCATGATCCGGAGAACGCAGGAAAAACGGCAGGCCGCCGCAACGGCATCCATTTCCGCCTGA
- the kdsB gene encoding 3-deoxy-manno-octulosonate cytidylyltransferase, protein MSADTSHHIIGLIPSRWGSSRFPGKPLHLIAGKPLVQHVWERVCRCSRLDAVAIATDDQRIFDAAESFGARAIMTSPDHPSGSDRLAEAVRSFPAATHVVNIQGDEPLIDPSLIDRLADALVSDEALSMATVACPISAQEDLDNPNIVKVALACNGDALYFSRSVIPYARHPRVAPPLRHLGIYAYRRDFLENYVRWEPTPLEQTESLEQLRALENGARIRVILTDHVSVGVDTPEQAQQVEQILLNIH, encoded by the coding sequence ATGTCAGCAGATACTTCCCACCATATCATCGGTCTCATTCCGTCACGCTGGGGTTCCTCCAGATTTCCGGGCAAGCCCCTCCACCTCATTGCAGGAAAACCTCTTGTTCAGCATGTATGGGAACGCGTCTGCCGCTGTTCCCGCCTGGACGCCGTCGCCATCGCCACGGACGACCAGCGCATTTTTGACGCCGCCGAATCCTTTGGGGCCAGGGCCATCATGACCTCTCCGGACCATCCCAGCGGCAGCGACCGCCTGGCGGAAGCGGTACGTTCCTTCCCTGCCGCCACGCATGTCGTCAATATCCAGGGGGACGAACCTCTCATTGACCCGTCCCTGATTGACAGGCTGGCGGATGCCCTGGTCTCGGACGAAGCCCTCTCCATGGCCACCGTCGCCTGCCCCATCAGCGCTCAGGAGGACCTGGACAACCCGAACATCGTCAAAGTAGCCCTGGCCTGTAACGGAGACGCCCTGTACTTCTCCCGTTCCGTCATTCCCTACGCCCGCCATCCCCGCGTAGCGCCTCCCTTGCGCCATCTGGGTATTTACGCCTACCGCCGCGACTTCCTTGAAAACTATGTCCGCTGGGAGCCAACTCCCCTGGAACAAACGGAATCCCTGGAACAGTTGCGCGCACTGGAAAACGGGGCCAGAATCCGGGTCATCCTGACGGACCACGTCAGTGTGGGCGTGGATACGCCGGAGCAGGCGCAACAGGTGGAACAAATCTTACTAAACATACACTAG
- a CDS encoding CTP synthase has product MKYIFVTGGVVSSLGKGLAAASIGTLLERCGLKVTLQKFDPYLNVDPGTMSPFQHGEVYVLNDGAETDLDLGHYERFVHCSLSRLNNLTSGQVFESVLRKERRGDYLGKTVQYIPHVTDEIKNRLYEVTEKSDVDIIITEIGGTVGDMEGHIFLEALRQFALEVGRDNVCFIHVTLLPYIKAAGEMKTKPTQQSVAKLREIGIQPDVIICRTEYDMSEDERRKIAMFCNVEAKNVIAFRDVKNTIYECPLDLSQDKIDRIVTRRLGLDVPAPNLADWQRYVGRVISPSHSIKIAVVGKYIALQDAYKSIYESFTHAGAENDARVEILRIDAEEIEEKGAEAMIGSVDGILVPGGFGDRGIEGKIQTVEYARAKGIPFLGICLGMQVAVIEYARHICGMDDANSTEFDQKTTHPVISLQEEQKGIQAMGATMRLGAYKALIRPGTLAHKLYGKDSVTERHRHRYEFNPAYRDELENAGLVISAVNDEHGLVEVVELPEHPFFIACQYHPEFQSAPNRAHPLFSGLVSAALEHKSHS; this is encoded by the coding sequence ATGAAATACATCTTCGTCACAGGCGGTGTTGTCTCCTCTCTCGGCAAAGGGCTGGCAGCGGCATCCATCGGCACGCTGCTGGAACGCTGCGGCCTCAAGGTAACCCTTCAAAAATTCGACCCTTACCTGAATGTGGACCCCGGAACGATGAGCCCGTTCCAGCACGGGGAAGTGTACGTCCTGAACGACGGGGCGGAAACGGACCTGGACCTGGGCCATTACGAACGCTTCGTTCATTGCAGCCTCTCCCGGCTCAACAACCTCACCTCCGGCCAGGTCTTTGAAAGCGTGCTGCGGAAGGAACGCCGGGGAGACTATCTGGGAAAAACGGTTCAGTACATTCCGCATGTTACGGATGAAATCAAAAACCGCCTCTATGAAGTCACGGAAAAATCAGATGTGGACATCATCATCACGGAAATCGGAGGCACGGTTGGGGACATGGAAGGCCACATCTTCCTGGAAGCCCTGCGCCAATTCGCTCTGGAAGTGGGCCGTGACAACGTCTGCTTCATCCATGTCACCCTGCTCCCCTATATCAAGGCCGCCGGGGAAATGAAAACGAAGCCCACCCAGCAATCCGTCGCCAAGCTCCGGGAAATCGGCATCCAGCCGGACGTGATTATCTGCCGGACGGAATACGACATGAGTGAAGACGAACGCCGCAAAATCGCCATGTTCTGCAACGTGGAGGCCAAAAACGTCATTGCCTTCCGCGACGTCAAAAACACTATCTACGAATGCCCCCTGGATCTCAGCCAGGATAAAATAGACCGCATTGTCACCAGGCGCCTGGGGCTGGACGTTCCGGCGCCCAATCTGGCGGACTGGCAGCGTTACGTCGGCCGGGTCATCAGCCCCAGCCACTCCATAAAAATTGCCGTGGTAGGCAAATACATCGCCCTCCAGGACGCCTACAAATCCATCTATGAATCCTTCACTCACGCCGGAGCGGAAAATGACGCCCGTGTGGAAATTCTCCGGATAGACGCGGAAGAAATTGAGGAAAAGGGCGCGGAGGCCATGATCGGCTCCGTGGACGGCATTCTGGTGCCGGGCGGCTTTGGCGACCGCGGCATTGAAGGAAAAATCCAGACGGTGGAATACGCGCGCGCCAAAGGAATCCCGTTCCTGGGCATTTGCCTGGGCATGCAGGTGGCCGTCATTGAATACGCGCGCCACATCTGCGGCATGGATGACGCCAACTCCACGGAATTCGACCAGAAAACCACCCACCCCGTCATCAGCCTCCAGGAAGAACAAAAAGGCATCCAAGCCATGGGAGCCACCATGCGCCTGGGCGCCTACAAGGCCCTGATCCGGCCCGGAACGCTGGCGCACAAGCTCTACGGCAAGGACAGCGTCACGGAACGCCACCGCCACCGGTACGAATTCAACCCGGCCTACCGCGACGAACTGGAAAACGCAGGGCTGGTCATCAGCGCCGTCAATGACGAACACGGACTGGTGGAAGTCGTGGAACTTCCCGAACATCCCTTCTTCATCGCCTGCCAGTACCATCCGGAATTCCAGTCTGCTCCCAACCGGGCCCACCCGCTCTTTTCCGGTCTGGTTTCAGCCGCGCTGGAACACAAGAGCCACTCTTGA
- a CDS encoding sodium:solute symporter, producing MLTDLFVIVIYFLAIFCIGIYAGRRQNSLTDYALGNRSLPWWAILASILAAEISAATFLGAPGEGYHTRNFTYAQLCIGTILGRIIVGRLFLKPYYDYKVVSIYEYLEKRFGLLTRRTASMVFLVSRVLASGTRLYFAGILLVIAYQFLTGATADASQTVLLYIAALVAISVATTIYTAIGGLKAVVWTDVLQAVVLGVSMLSALWVLFSHIPGGWSSISAAMNGGDDWKFFSWGTGEGLDFLQQCAHVLGQEYTVWAAFLGATFITMATHGTDQDMVQRMLAAKNSRAGTRAVIVSGLLDFPIVIVFLFTGILLYVFYQYNPSNLPADTPQLHVFPYFIIHELPNGIRGLLIAGLLATAMGSLSTALNSLATTATRDWYQGIFKPEATERQLLRCVRWGTAGFSLLLILVGSVTAWYVVHHPEIRIIQIALGIFGYTYGSLLGIFLLGMLTRTRGNDSGNIIAMAAGCLVIALLTGLIPLPSGWQQYIPEIAFPWRVTIGTLVTFIVGFCFRNRRLSVR from the coding sequence ATGCTCACGGACCTTTTCGTCATCGTCATCTACTTTCTGGCTATCTTCTGCATAGGCATCTATGCGGGACGAAGGCAAAACTCCCTGACAGACTATGCCCTGGGCAACCGTTCCCTGCCCTGGTGGGCTATTCTGGCCTCTATCCTGGCGGCGGAAATCAGCGCGGCCACCTTCCTGGGAGCTCCCGGGGAAGGATACCATACCCGCAACTTCACGTACGCCCAGCTCTGCATCGGCACCATCCTGGGCCGCATCATCGTCGGCAGGCTCTTTCTCAAGCCCTACTATGACTACAAGGTCGTTTCCATCTATGAATACCTGGAAAAAAGATTCGGGCTCCTGACGCGGCGGACGGCCTCCATGGTCTTTCTGGTCAGCCGGGTGCTCGCCAGCGGAACCAGGCTCTATTTCGCGGGCATTCTGCTGGTCATCGCCTACCAGTTCCTGACAGGCGCCACGGCGGACGCCAGCCAGACTGTCCTGCTCTACATTGCCGCCCTGGTTGCCATCTCCGTCGCCACGACCATTTACACCGCGATCGGCGGATTGAAAGCCGTCGTCTGGACGGACGTCCTTCAGGCCGTCGTGCTGGGAGTCTCCATGCTCTCCGCCCTGTGGGTACTGTTTTCCCATATCCCCGGAGGGTGGAGCTCCATCTCCGCCGCCATGAATGGTGGGGACGACTGGAAATTCTTCTCCTGGGGAACCGGAGAAGGGCTGGACTTCCTCCAGCAATGCGCCCACGTGCTGGGCCAGGAATACACGGTGTGGGCAGCCTTCCTGGGAGCAACCTTCATCACCATGGCTACGCACGGCACGGACCAGGACATGGTGCAGCGCATGCTGGCGGCAAAAAACAGCAGGGCGGGAACGCGTGCAGTCATCGTATCCGGCTTGCTGGACTTCCCCATCGTCATCGTTTTCCTCTTCACGGGCATTCTTCTCTATGTCTTCTACCAATACAACCCGTCAAACCTCCCCGCAGACACGCCGCAGCTGCATGTGTTCCCCTACTTCATCATCCATGAACTGCCCAACGGCATCCGCGGGCTGCTGATCGCCGGCCTGCTGGCTACGGCCATGGGGTCCCTTTCCACGGCTCTAAACTCCCTGGCTACTACCGCCACCAGGGACTGGTACCAGGGAATATTCAAACCGGAAGCCACGGAACGGCAGCTGCTCCGGTGCGTGCGCTGGGGGACGGCCGGGTTCTCCCTGCTGCTCATCCTCGTGGGCTCCGTCACGGCATGGTATGTGGTTCATCACCCGGAAATCCGCATCATCCAAATAGCCCTGGGCATCTTCGGCTACACCTATGGCTCCCTGCTTGGCATCTTCCTGTTGGGAATGCTGACCCGCACCAGAGGAAACGATTCGGGAAACATCATTGCCATGGCGGCAGGATGTCTTGTCATCGCTTTACTGACGGGACTCATCCCCCTGCCCTCAGGCTGGCAACAATATATCCCGGAAATAGCCTTTCCGTGGCGCGTGACCATCGGAACGCTGGTTACTTTTATCGTCGGGTTCTGTTTCAGGAATCGCCGCCTCTCCGTGCGCTGA
- a CDS encoding PDZ domain-containing protein, whose translation MMKYLWAAFAAASACAQEIASPLPPDQMIAPEDKSVLDSQAKEIFREWDKVAVPVGQSVVALVAGNTQVALGTVVGKGKVLTKLSDLQKERRPVMLVDSSGRVYDAKVLFALPEHDLLMMDVPGLPAPPIDLNSYVQAKEGDVIAAVSPTGHVSDFGVVSVAQRSLRADDQPYLGIVSDPRWDGEGVMIGGVEAGSGAHRSGLMAGDVLMKLNGKPVDGMYSIRAAMVGVRPGETVPVEVRRRNQVVEGKLLTGPRPKVMKFPQKRLDMMNSMGNRMSLKRDEFPLVIQSDMTLFPERAGCPVIDVNGKFVGLALSRAGRTETYILPSWICRELVEGVLPQVQQYKAGRGENIPEAQPVDDSYDARRLEENRRKVEDKMSRQGLVPKVY comes from the coding sequence ATGATGAAATATTTATGGGCGGCATTCGCGGCGGCTTCCGCGTGTGCCCAGGAAATAGCTTCTCCCCTGCCTCCGGACCAGATGATTGCGCCGGAGGACAAAAGCGTGCTGGACAGCCAGGCCAAGGAGATTTTCCGGGAATGGGACAAAGTGGCTGTTCCGGTGGGGCAGTCCGTGGTGGCGCTGGTTGCCGGCAATACCCAGGTGGCTTTGGGAACGGTTGTGGGGAAGGGAAAGGTCCTCACCAAGCTGAGCGATCTCCAGAAGGAGCGGCGTCCGGTCATGCTGGTGGATTCTTCCGGGCGGGTTTATGACGCCAAGGTGCTCTTTGCCCTTCCGGAGCATGATTTGCTGATGATGGATGTGCCGGGGCTTCCCGCTCCTCCCATTGACTTGAATTCCTATGTGCAGGCGAAGGAAGGGGACGTGATTGCAGCCGTATCGCCCACGGGGCATGTGAGCGACTTCGGAGTCGTTTCCGTGGCCCAGCGCAGCCTGAGGGCGGATGACCAGCCTTATCTCGGCATCGTTTCCGATCCCCGCTGGGACGGGGAGGGGGTCATGATAGGCGGCGTGGAAGCCGGCAGCGGCGCGCACCGCAGCGGATTGATGGCCGGCGATGTGTTGATGAAGCTGAATGGAAAGCCGGTGGACGGAATGTACTCCATCCGTGCCGCCATGGTCGGAGTGCGTCCCGGTGAGACGGTTCCCGTGGAAGTAAGGCGGCGGAACCAGGTAGTGGAGGGAAAACTCCTCACGGGGCCCAGGCCCAAAGTGATGAAATTCCCGCAAAAGCGTCTCGACATGATGAACTCCATGGGCAACCGGATGAGCCTGAAAAGGGATGAATTCCCTTTGGTCATCCAGTCGGACATGACCTTGTTCCCGGAACGGGCCGGATGCCCGGTCATTGACGTCAACGGAAAATTTGTGGGGTTGGCCCTGAGCCGGGCCGGACGCACGGAGACCTATATCCTGCCTTCCTGGATATGCAGGGAACTGGTGGAAGGAGTGCTCCCGCAGGTGCAGCAATACAAGGCGGGACGCGGAGAAAACATTCCGGAGGCCCAGCCTGTGGATGATTCCTATGACGCCCGGCGTCTGGAGGAAAACCGGCGAAAAGTGGAAGATAAGATGAGCCGTCAGGGTCTGGTGCCCAAAGTTTATTAA
- a CDS encoding S1C family serine protease, producing MTSFRYLVVGGLVSLLLGGAGLAGNVSSMADLQKHVHKVASSVTAATVALVSDGGETGSGVIVTPQGLILTAAHVVGGDEIMRVVFADGRVVKGRVLGANFTRDAAMVQIMDGGNYPHVELGESDSLHVGDFVVALGHSKGFDPERRAPIRMGRLCTDGKQRFLISECTLIGGDSGGPLFDLSGRLVGIHSSIGPMLKINNHVPVSVFRRDWDKLLSGRHWGQLGLHPMADPESPVLGFAMMDVLGVDGVVVEDVVVNSPADAAGIRPGDVITHMDSRSLRSVRDMLRELGRHRPGETVPLVVVRKGTAYKADLTFGRRGDLMSGLKYQEQTQG from the coding sequence ATGACGAGTTTTCGCTACTTGGTCGTTGGGGGGCTTGTGTCCCTGTTGTTGGGAGGGGCGGGCCTTGCGGGGAATGTTTCTTCCATGGCGGATTTGCAGAAACATGTGCATAAAGTGGCCTCCAGCGTTACGGCTGCTACAGTGGCTCTGGTTTCCGACGGGGGGGAGACGGGCAGCGGCGTCATTGTCACTCCGCAGGGCCTGATTTTGACTGCGGCCCACGTCGTGGGCGGCGATGAAATCATGCGTGTGGTCTTTGCCGACGGGCGCGTAGTCAAGGGCCGGGTGCTGGGAGCCAACTTCACGCGGGATGCCGCCATGGTGCAGATCATGGACGGAGGAAACTATCCCCATGTGGAACTGGGTGAATCCGACAGTCTTCATGTGGGGGATTTTGTGGTGGCTTTGGGCCATTCCAAGGGATTTGACCCGGAACGCCGCGCGCCCATCCGCATGGGAAGATTGTGCACGGACGGAAAGCAGCGCTTCCTTATTTCGGAATGCACGCTGATTGGCGGAGATTCCGGCGGTCCCCTCTTTGACCTGTCCGGCAGGTTGGTTGGCATCCATTCCTCCATTGGCCCTATGTTGAAAATCAACAACCATGTCCCTGTTTCCGTTTTCAGGAGAGACTGGGACAAACTGCTCTCCGGCAGGCATTGGGGCCAGCTGGGCCTTCATCCCATGGCGGACCCCGAATCTCCTGTGCTCGGGTTTGCCATGATGGACGTGCTGGGCGTGGACGGCGTGGTGGTGGAAGATGTTGTGGTGAATTCTCCGGCGGATGCCGCCGGCATCCGGCCGGGGGACGTCATTACCCACATGGACAGCCGGAGCCTGCGTTCCGTGCGGGATATGCTCCGTGAACTGGGCAGGCACCGTCCGGGGGAAACCGTTCCCTTGGTGGTGGTGAGGAAAGGTACGGCTTACAAGGCGGATCTTACATTCGGCAGGCGCGGCGACCTGATGTCCGGCCTGAAATACCAGGAACAAACTCAAGGATGA